The nucleotide sequence TATCAACACAGCGAGGTGACTTATCAGCAAATATTAAGCCGCCAAATTCAGCACCCGCAGCGATGGCAAAGCTAGCATGCTCAGGCTTTGTTAAACCACATACTTTATTGTGACCAAAAATAAGTTGCCGACAAGCTAAATCAATATCAGCTTCAGCCATCACCGAACTACCAACTAAAAAGCCATCAACAGCAGGTGCTAGCTCTCTGACTTGGGCATTATTATAAATGCCTGATTCAGAAATAACGATGCGGTCATCCGGTATTGTTGGTGCTAGGTCAAATGTACGAGAGATATCGGTAGAAAGATCACGTAAATTGCGATTATTAATGCCAATAAGTTTTGCGTTTAAGGCAACCGCGCGGTCACGCTCTTCTTCATTTGATACTTCTGTTAATATGGCTAAATTCAACGACTGAGCCACAGCAGCTAATTCGTTATATTCATCATCACTCAATACACTTAACATTAACAATATGGCGTCAGCGCCATAGTGTCTTGCTAAATAAACTTGGTAGCTGTCAAAAAAGAAGTCTTTATTTAAGACGGGGCATTTGACTAAATCACTCACGGTTTTAAGGTAGCTAAAGTCACCTTGAAAATATTTATGCTCAGTCAATACTGAAATGCCGGCGGCATAGTTATCATAAATTCCGGCAATGTCAGCAACATTGAAATCTTCTCTGATCAAGCCTTTTGACGGTGACGCTTTTTTGCATTCTAAAATAAAACCCGCATATGGCTTTTCTGCTGTACGCGTTAATGCTTTATAAAGGTCTTTTTTCGATGGCGTTAAATCATCAATAAAACTAGCTAATGGCAGTGTTTCTTTTAGTTGCGCTATCTCTAAGCGGCGATTAGCGACAATCTGTTCAAGAATATTGCTCATTATACGGTTGCTCCTGAATTAGATACTCGTACTAAATCTGCTAAGGTTTTTGCCGCAGCCCCTGATGCAAGTACTTTAGCCGCATGTTGTGCCGCTAATAGTAGGGTATCAGCATTACCATTTAGCTGTTCACGATGTAAATAGAGTAAAGCAGCACAGTTGATGACGACAGCACTGTTATGTGCAGCTTGGCCTTTACCAGCTAAAATGGCTTGAATGATATCGGCATTTTCTTGTGGCGTACCCCCTTTAATATCCGCTAAGGTATAGTTTTCTAAGCCAAAATCTTCAGGTGAAATATCTTTTTGTACGAGTTCGCCATCATCAATTTCTGTGACTTGAGTTTTTCCGTGTAAGGCTATTTCATCTAAGCCGCTACCATGAACCACCCAAGCACGTTTAACACCGGTTAATAATAAGGCTTGAGCGATAGGGGTAATTAACTCAGGAATATAAACACCCAGTAACATAATGTCGGGCTTTGCCGGATTAACTAACGGGCCTAAAATGTTGAATAAGGTTCTAATCGCCATAGCCTTGCGCACGGGGGCCGCATGCTTAAAACCTGTGTGATAGGCCGGAGCATATAAAAAGCAAATATTGGCTTGTGCCAAACACTCACTCGCCACCTCAGGTGTCATGGTTAAATTAACACCAAACGCTTCCAGTAAATCAGCTGACCCAGACATGCTAGAAACGCTTCTGTTACCGTGTTTTGCCATTTTTAAACCACAGGCAGCAGCTAAAATAGCCGCGGTAGTGGAAATATTAATGGTATTTGCTCCGTCTCCGCCGGTGCCGACACAATCAGCTACACTGTGTGATTGGCTCGGAAAAGGAGTGGCATTGGCACGAATAGCAATTGCAGCACCGGCAATTTCGGCTGGTGTTTCACCTTTCATTTTTAGTGCCGTTAAAATGGCAGCTAAGCGCTCCGGGGCAACATTTCCCGTGATCACTTGCTCAAATACATGTTGGCTTTGTAGCTGAGTAAGAGACTTGCCAGCCACTAAAGTATTCAGAGCGCTATGAGTAATGTCATCGTTACTTACTGCTTGAGTATGTGGTGACGTTGTACTACTTAGTTCAGTTGTTTTCATGATCATTCCCCGGTGCTTTTATAAATAGTGCTATTCGCTAATGCTGATAAGTGACGAAGACTTTGTGCTAATAAATGGGTGCCAAATGTCGTTAATATAGATTCAGGATGAAACTGAAAGCCGATTGCTGCATCTAAGCTATGTTCAATCGCCATGGGAACAACAATATCTTGACTATCGTTGAGTAAACTCACTTGCGCTGTCATGGTTAATGTTGGCGGCATTTCACTGGCGAAAAGTGAATGATAACGTGCCACCGGTAAAGGGTTTGGAATATCATTGAAAGCGCCAATTTCATTATGACTAATATTTGATGACTTACCATGGACGGCCTCAGGAGCTCGCCCTACAACACCACCATAATGCTGAACTAACGCTTGGTGACCTAAACAAATGCCGAGAATAGGAAACTTTCCGGCACTAAGAGCTAGTAAAGGCATTAAACACCCAGCATGTGTCGGATCGCCAGGCCCTGGTGATAATACTAGAATGACACCTGCACTGTTGTTTTGTTGTTTTTCCTTTAGCTTTTGAAATATAAAATCAGCACTTAGCGTGTTGCGATAAATGGTCAGTTGGTAGCCTAAACAACGGAATTCATCAACCAAATTGTAGGTAAACGAGTCGAGGTTATCTAACATGACAATCTCTGGTAGAGCGTCAGATAAAGTGTCAGAAAAAGCCGTTGATAAAACGTTAGATGAATGCATTATTTAATCTCCTGCTTTACTGTGGCAAGTTCTGCTGTAACTATCGCTCTGTCTTGATGAGAAATAACCAGTGTTTTTGCTTCCGCTTCGTTAATCGCACTGATCACCGCTTGCGCTTTTTGTCTGGTTTCATTAGCTTCTGATTGCGGATCCGAGTCGAAAACCACACCAGCCCCAGCTTGTATCTGCGCGCGCTTATTTTTTACAAATGCTGAACGAATAACGATACAAGTATCCATATCACCATCACCCGTTAAATAACCAACAGCGCCACCATAACTACCACGACGCTTACCTTCAACTTCACGTATCAAAGATGTTGCTTTAACTTTTGGTGCACCAGATAACGTGCCCATATTCATACAAGCTTGATAAGCGTGCAGCGCGTCTAATTCCACTTCTAATGTGCCGCAAACACGAGAAACCAAGTGCATGACGTGTGAATAACGGTCAACTTTTAATAAATCAGCGACATGTCGAGTACCGGGTTGGCTAACGCGAGCAATGTCATTACGTGCCAAATCAACCAGCATGATATGTTCAGCCAATTCTTTTTTGTCTAAGCGTAAGTCTAATTCTATACGGCTGTCTAAATCAGGAGATAGGCTACCATCAGCATTAAAACCACGAGGGCGTGTCCCTGCAATTGGATAAATTTCGACTTGTCGGTTGCTTTGTTGATATTTAAGCGCCGATTCAGGAGAAGCACCGAAAATACAAAATTCACTATCTTGAAGGTAAAACATGTAAGGACTTGGGTTACGATGTTTTAATGCTTTATAAGCATTAAGCGTATTTGAACACGCTAAGCTGAAGGTACGTGAAGGGACAACTTGAAAAATGTCACCGGCTAAAATATTTTCTTTTAAGTCATTAACAATATTACAAAAGGCGTTATCGTCGATATCACAAGCTGGCTCTTCATGAGCGATGGTGTTGTGTTTGGCGCTAGCTAATTTATCTTCAAAAGTTGAGGTTATATCAGGTAGTAAACTTGATTTTATTGCTGTAACTCTTGCAACGGCTGCAGACTTAGCTGTATCAAAATGGCTGCCGGTAAATAGATTAGCAATAACTTCGCTTGATTGCTGTTCATGATCAATAACAATTAGCGTTTCTGCTAGGTAGTAAACAAAATCAGGACAGGAATTTTCGCCGTCCGCAACCTCTGGTAATGTCTCGCTCATAGACATCATGTCAAATGCAAACGCACCACCAAGAAATACCGCGAAAGGGTGGTTGTCGCTATTTTTCAGTTGGCTAAATAAACGTAAACTTTGAAAAGGGTTAATAGCGAGTAAACGTGAACGTTCATCTAATTGTTCAGTGATGTGGGCAAAGGTTGCTGTGAAACTTTGTTCATTGCCACTAATATCTGCATCAGATGCTAAGGCTTGTTTAGCAAAGGCAAGGGCATTTTCGCCATTTTTGCTCAGGGCTGTAAAGTTAACCGTATTGCCATTACAAACGATTTTTACAGCTGTATCAGCCAGTAATAAGCTTTTCAACTGATGCTTTTTATCAACTTCAGCTGACTCTAGTAATAGTGTATTTTCTTTATCAGCACAAAGCGTATGAAAAACCGCAAGTGGGTCACTTTGATAGCTAAGGCTATCAGTGATAGTCATAACAGCGCCTGGCTGCTGATTGTCTAATAAGGTACTGCTTAATAAGGTGCTATCTAATAAAGTCTTAGTCTGCACACTTTTAATATTTTTTTCTTGGTCATTGTTCATGGTTATTCCTACAAATAGTCTATTTAAAAACGGTCATCCAGCGTAAATAGGCAGAAGCCACCATAAAAACCAACGTTTAACTTTAATGCGTAACATAGTTATTCTCTCATTATTCTAACGCATACCCATGGGTATAATTAATTCAAAATTTTAAAACAAAAAACCCGCAATAAAGTGCGGGTTTTCGAATTTTTTACTTACAAGTAAACATCACAACCCACTTATGTAGAGTTATGCCACCACCAAATTAAAGAAATAGTTTGTTTTACTTGTATCATTATCTGTTTTATCTCAGTAAAATTGTTTTATTCACTTGCCTAATTAGCGACTTGCCTTTGTATTAGGTCGTGTTAAGTCCCTATAGAAGAACCGATTCGCGTAATGATGTCAACCACTGATTTTACATATGATAAAGATTTATCAAACTTACGAGTTGATTTGCATAGTCACACCAATTGCTCAGATGGTTCACTAACACCAAAAGAGCTTATAGAACGGGCAGTTAACTTTCAAATTGACGTGCTAGCGATAACAGATCACGATACTGTGGCAGGTCTTGATAGTGCAAAACGAACTATTTTAGATAAAAAAATTCCATTAACGTTGATTGATGGTATTGAAATATCGACGCAATGGCAGGGTTTTGAAATACACATCGTCGGTTTGAATATCGCTCCTGAACATCCCCAGTTGCAAAAGTTGATCATAGAGCAACAGCAACGCCGAGAGAGTAGAGCGTTATCTATGGGTGAAAAACTTGCTAAATGTGGCTTTGATGACGTTTACACTCAAGCTAAAGCATTAGCGGGTGAAGGTTCAATTACTCGAGCACATTTTGCCAAGGTACTTCTACATCGAGGTGTGGTCAGTAAAATGCAAGCAGCATTTGATAAGTACATTGGCAAAGGCAAGCGAGCTTATGTAAATCCTAATTGGTGCACTATTGAAGAAGCTGTCAGTACTATTCATGCAGCAGGCGGTGTTGCCGTAATGGCGCATCCTATTAGGTACGACTTATCAACAAAGTGGTTACGACGTTTAATTGTTCATTTTAAAGATGTGCAAGGTGATGGCTTAGAAGTGGTTTTACCACAGATGAGTAATGAACAACGAAAGTTAATGTTAAGTTTTTGTTCAGAATATGACTTACATGCTTCGATGGGCTCTGACTTTCATCAGCCGAGTCGCTGGAGTGACTTAGGACGTAACTTAATTATGCCAGAACAAGCAAATCCAATATGGCAATTATGGCAAGAAAAGCGCTTAGCTAATTAGATTATTACGCTGAACGTATTAGTAAATATAGTCACCCGTCAATTTAACTCAGAGTAAGTTGACGTTTGCAGATCACCCCGAGTGATCACATATTATCATGATAAATCTGTATTACAGTTGGAG is from Colwellia sp. Arc7-635 and encodes:
- a CDS encoding anthranilate synthase component 1; this encodes MTITDSLSYQSDPLAVFHTLCADKENTLLLESAEVDKKHQLKSLLLADTAVKIVCNGNTVNFTALSKNGENALAFAKQALASDADISGNEQSFTATFAHITEQLDERSRLLAINPFQSLRLFSQLKNSDNHPFAVFLGGAFAFDMMSMSETLPEVADGENSCPDFVYYLAETLIVIDHEQQSSEVIANLFTGSHFDTAKSAAVARVTAIKSSLLPDITSTFEDKLASAKHNTIAHEEPACDIDDNAFCNIVNDLKENILAGDIFQVVPSRTFSLACSNTLNAYKALKHRNPSPYMFYLQDSEFCIFGASPESALKYQQSNRQVEIYPIAGTRPRGFNADGSLSPDLDSRIELDLRLDKKELAEHIMLVDLARNDIARVSQPGTRHVADLLKVDRYSHVMHLVSRVCGTLEVELDALHAYQACMNMGTLSGAPKVKATSLIREVEGKRRGSYGGAVGYLTGDGDMDTCIVIRSAFVKNKRAQIQAGAGVVFDSDPQSEANETRQKAQAVISAINEAEAKTLVISHQDRAIVTAELATVKQEIK
- the trpCF gene encoding bifunctional indole-3-glycerol-phosphate synthase TrpC/phosphoribosylanthranilate isomerase TrpF, whose product is MSNILEQIVANRRLEIAQLKETLPLASFIDDLTPSKKDLYKALTRTAEKPYAGFILECKKASPSKGLIREDFNVADIAGIYDNYAAGISVLTEHKYFQGDFSYLKTVSDLVKCPVLNKDFFFDSYQVYLARHYGADAILLMLSVLSDDEYNELAAVAQSLNLAILTEVSNEEERDRAVALNAKLIGINNRNLRDLSTDISRTFDLAPTIPDDRIVISESGIYNNAQVRELAPAVDGFLVGSSVMAEADIDLACRQLIFGHNKVCGLTKPEHASFAIAAGAEFGGLIFADKSPRCVDKAQAKAIVSQNPSLKYVGVFVNHPPAVVLELANELSLFAVQLHGEEPQEYIDNLREELNDNCQIFKALPVELNVPILPKNVDHIVLDGKNAGSGQAFNWQALAESEQDLSRCFLAGGLQLDNITQACAQLTNQELFGLDINSGVESSPGIKCRDKLQQVFAQIRNY
- a CDS encoding aminodeoxychorismate/anthranilate synthase component II, encoding MHSSNVLSTAFSDTLSDALPEIVMLDNLDSFTYNLVDEFRCLGYQLTIYRNTLSADFIFQKLKEKQQNNSAGVILVLSPGPGDPTHAGCLMPLLALSAGKFPILGICLGHQALVQHYGGVVGRAPEAVHGKSSNISHNEIGAFNDIPNPLPVARYHSLFASEMPPTLTMTAQVSLLNDSQDIVVPMAIEHSLDAAIGFQFHPESILTTFGTHLLAQSLRHLSALANSTIYKSTGE
- a CDS encoding PHP domain-containing protein, translating into MMSTTDFTYDKDLSNLRVDLHSHTNCSDGSLTPKELIERAVNFQIDVLAITDHDTVAGLDSAKRTILDKKIPLTLIDGIEISTQWQGFEIHIVGLNIAPEHPQLQKLIIEQQQRRESRALSMGEKLAKCGFDDVYTQAKALAGEGSITRAHFAKVLLHRGVVSKMQAAFDKYIGKGKRAYVNPNWCTIEEAVSTIHAAGGVAVMAHPIRYDLSTKWLRRLIVHFKDVQGDGLEVVLPQMSNEQRKLMLSFCSEYDLHASMGSDFHQPSRWSDLGRNLIMPEQANPIWQLWQEKRLAN
- the trpD gene encoding anthranilate phosphoribosyltransferase, with product MKTTELSSTTSPHTQAVSNDDITHSALNTLVAGKSLTQLQSQHVFEQVITGNVAPERLAAILTALKMKGETPAEIAGAAIAIRANATPFPSQSHSVADCVGTGGDGANTINISTTAAILAAACGLKMAKHGNRSVSSMSGSADLLEAFGVNLTMTPEVASECLAQANICFLYAPAYHTGFKHAAPVRKAMAIRTLFNILGPLVNPAKPDIMLLGVYIPELITPIAQALLLTGVKRAWVVHGSGLDEIALHGKTQVTEIDDGELVQKDISPEDFGLENYTLADIKGGTPQENADIIQAILAGKGQAAHNSAVVINCAALLYLHREQLNGNADTLLLAAQHAAKVLASGAAAKTLADLVRVSNSGATV